Sequence from the Clostridium botulinum genome:
CAAAAACGTGCCTTTTCTCTTAACTTAGGAAATTTATTTGGAGGCAAGATATCTTCTAATGTTTTCAATTCTGGATGTTCATAATAAATCCACATTGTTTTTGCAGCATCCATTACAGATCCTCCACCTAGTGCTACAATAAAATCTGGTCCAAATTCAATCATTTCTTTTGCACCTCTTATTACTGTTTGGAAAGATGGATCTGGCTCAACTCCAGTTATTAATTGTATTTCAGCACCTATTTCTGTAAAATATCCTTTTACTTTATCTAATATTCCACTCTTAAGCATACTAGATCCACCAATTACAATTGTAACTTTCTTTACTTCCATAGATTTTATATGTTCTAAACAGCCTTCTCCAAATAATAATTCACTTCCAGCTAATTTCATAGGTCTCATCATAATTAATACTTCCTCTCTATTCTCTTATTATTTGCTAAGTTAAATCCTCAAAGGATCATGATCCTCTATTTAAAGCTAATTTAAAATTGTTATTTAACGCTCTATTAATCTTATTTATTTAATGCTTCTACTAATTGATTTACTAACTCATAAGATATTGGATTAGTTATAATTCCATCCTTCTTTAAACTAGAACCAATTATTGCACCATCTGCTATTTTCATTTGTTCTTTAATATTGTTAGAATTTACTCCACTTCCAGCTATAACAGGAATATTTACTACTTTTTTAACTCTTTCAATCATTTGTATTGGTGTCTCTTCACCAATAGCACTTCCTGTAACAATTATTGCATCTGCTCCATTATCTGCTGCTTCCTTAGCAGATTGTTCTATTGTAATATTTGGTAATAACATATGAGAATGTTTAACTTGAACATCAGCTAATATTTTTATATGTTCTGCACCTAATTGTTTTCTATATATCATGCATTCTCTTGCTACTGGATTTATAATTCCATCAGTAAATAAAACAGTATCTACAAATACTGGAATCCTAACAAATGTTGCTCCTGTAATTGCTGCAATTGATAACGACGCCTTACAATCATTAAATGCTGCATCTACTCCAACTGGAATATTTACTGCTTCTTTTACCATCATTGTTGCTGCTGATAATGCTGCAATTTGTGAAATTTCTAATTTAGCGCTAAATGGTGTATCGCCCATATTTTCAACAATTATTGCATCTACTCCAGCTTTTTCAAGTGTAATAGCATCTTCCACTGCTCTATCTAATATTTTTTTAAAATCTCCATCAAAACCGGGTGTGCCAGGTAGTGCTAAGCAGTGTACCATGCCTATTACAGTTTCAGAATTTATTTTTAAAATATCTTTTTTACTCATTCCCTTTTCCCCCTATAACAAATTACTTTATTGTTTTCATATGATAATTATATATGCCCTCTAAAGCTACTCTACATAGTAGATCCTCTGCATCTTTTCTATCTTGTCCTTGCAACGTTTCTTTAAGATTTTCAAGAACTGTTGTCATTGTAACAATACATGTTTTTACATCCATTAATCTTCCTAAAGTAAGCATGCAAGATGATTCCATATCAATTCCTGTTACTCTTAACTTTTTTAATTCTTCAAATGTCTTAGACATATCTCGTCCATATTCTAGAGAGAATTTAGAGTCATGCATTTTACTATAAAAACCATCAATCGTACAGTTAAGACCATTTAAATAAGTAGATCCCATTTGAACTACTGTTTCATTCATACAATTTACTAAATCTATATCTGCTACTGCTGGATAAGATGAATCTACATACGATAAACTTGTTCCTTCTCTTCTCATAGCTGCAATTGGAATTATAAATTTACCAAGCATATCATCTCTTAATGCCATTACAGTTCCCATTCTAACTGCAACTTCCATACCTGCTTCATACATTTCCTCCATAGCAATTGCTGCTGATGGTGCTCCAATCCCTGTTGATGTTACAGTCACATCAATCCCTTTATACTTACCTGTGTATGTATTAAATTCTCTTAAAAAAGCCACCTTTTTTGGTTCATCTAAATATTGTTTTAATAACTCAACACGCCATGGATCTCCTGAAAATAATACATATTTTGATACTGTAGATTTATCTGCCCCTAAATATAATGTACTCATTAAATTTCCTCCTTGAATTGATTAAATTTGTTTAATAATTCTTCTTCTGTTGGCATGTTTGTGCAACATCCTTCTTTCTGTAATACAAATGATGAAAGTGCACCGCCTAATTTACAACAATCTTTCATTTCAAATTTGTTTAAATATCCATATATAAATCCAGACATATATGCATCACCTGAACCGGTTGCATCAACTATGTTTTCTACAGGAAATATTCCAATTCTTTTTTCTTTAATTCCATCTTCAGTTCTTTCATAGCATATACTTCCGTCTTTACCTAGAGTGGTTACAATAATATCAACATTTCCTATATCAAATAATTCTGTTATAGTTTTAAATCCATATATTTTCTCAATAATTTCACGTTCTACCTCATTAGTAAAAATA
This genomic interval carries:
- a CDS encoding BtpA/SgcQ family protein, with amino-acid sequence MSKKDILKINSETVIGMVHCLALPGTPGFDGDFKKILDRAVEDAITLEKAGVDAIIVENMGDTPFSAKLEISQIAALSAATMMVKEAVNIPVGVDAAFNDCKASLSIAAITGATFVRIPVFVDTVLFTDGIINPVARECMIYRKQLGAEHIKILADVQVKHSHMLLPNITIEQSAKEAADNGADAIIVTGSAIGEETPIQMIERVKKVVNIPVIAGSGVNSNNIKEQMKIADGAIIGSSLKKDGIITNPISYELVNQLVEALNK
- a CDS encoding nucleoside phosphorylase; translation: MSTLYLGADKSTVSKYVLFSGDPWRVELLKQYLDEPKKVAFLREFNTYTGKYKGIDVTVTSTGIGAPSAAIAMEEMYEAGMEVAVRMGTVMALRDDMLGKFIIPIAAMRREGTSLSYVDSSYPAVADIDLVNCMNETVVQMGSTYLNGLNCTIDGFYSKMHDSKFSLEYGRDMSKTFEELKKLRVTGIDMESSCMLTLGRLMDVKTCIVTMTTVLENLKETLQGQDRKDAEDLLCRVALEGIYNYHMKTIK